A window of Lacibacter sediminis contains these coding sequences:
- a CDS encoding glutaminyl-peptide cyclotransferase: MLKQMNYSLFFGLVFLVACGNDAESDETQSNLSGIPAPTSITYNLVKDYPHDTSSFTQGLIFYKGNMYESTGNPNNAVNNGSWVGPVDLNTGKQTKKVTLPADIFGEGITILNDKVYQITWQNNKGFVYDLATFRKLKEFNYNHEGWGITNNGKELIVSDGSSNLYFWDPETLKEIRRISIQDNNGLRNNINELEFINGAVYANVWETNEILKIDPANGNVTGKLDMSSLKQSYPELEGANASEKVLNGIAWDSSGNRLFVTGKNWSKLFELKLLN; encoded by the coding sequence ATGTTGAAACAGATGAATTACAGCTTATTCTTTGGCCTGGTCTTTTTAGTTGCATGTGGTAATGATGCTGAATCGGACGAAACTCAATCTAACTTATCAGGCATTCCGGCCCCAACAAGCATTACTTATAACCTTGTAAAAGATTACCCACATGATACGTCTTCTTTCACCCAGGGTTTGATCTTTTATAAGGGCAACATGTATGAAAGTACCGGCAACCCAAACAACGCAGTGAATAATGGTTCATGGGTTGGGCCCGTTGATTTAAACACAGGTAAGCAAACAAAAAAAGTCACTCTCCCGGCTGATATTTTTGGAGAAGGCATTACGATCTTAAATGATAAAGTGTACCAGATAACCTGGCAAAACAACAAAGGTTTTGTGTACGATCTCGCTACTTTCAGGAAACTAAAAGAATTCAACTACAACCACGAAGGCTGGGGCATTACCAATAACGGCAAAGAATTAATTGTGAGCGATGGCAGCAGCAATCTTTATTTCTGGGATCCTGAAACATTAAAGGAAATACGCCGCATCAGCATCCAGGATAATAACGGACTCCGGAATAATATTAATGAACTCGAATTTATCAATGGCGCTGTGTATGCCAATGTTTGGGAGACAAATGAAATACTCAAGATCGATCCTGCTAACGGCAATGTAACCGGCAAACTTGATATGAGTAGTTTAAAACAATCTTACCCTGAATTAGAAGGGGCCAATGCCAGCGAGAAAGTACTCAACGGTATTGCATGGGACAGCAGTGGCAACCGCTTATTTGTGACAGGTAAAAACTGGAGCAAATTATTTGAACTGAAACTGCTTAATTAA
- a CDS encoding phosphoribosyltransferase family protein translates to MEKKYILDKDSTNRKLKRLAFEIVERNYDEQQMFFAGIRQNGLIVAKTLAEEVMNISNIHVELVEVTLDKKYPVEVFLDREIGFNNQSVLLIDDVANSGKTMLYALKPFLGFQPKKIQTLVLVERTHKTFPVQPDYVGLSIATTLEEHIYVELKGDEITGAYLL, encoded by the coding sequence ATGGAAAAGAAATACATTTTAGATAAGGATAGTACCAATCGTAAACTGAAACGGCTTGCGTTTGAAATTGTGGAACGCAATTATGATGAGCAGCAGATGTTTTTTGCAGGCATCAGGCAAAATGGTTTGATCGTTGCAAAAACCCTGGCAGAAGAAGTGATGAACATCAGCAATATTCATGTGGAGCTGGTGGAAGTAACGCTGGATAAAAAATATCCTGTTGAAGTATTTCTTGACCGGGAGATCGGCTTTAACAACCAATCTGTTTTGTTGATCGATGATGTGGCCAACAGTGGTAAAACAATGCTGTATGCCTTGAAACCTTTTCTTGGTTTTCAACCAAAGAAAATTCAAACCCTTGTATTGGTTGAGCGCACACATAAAACATTTCCCGTGCAACCCGATTATGTAGGGCTATCCATTGCCACTACATTGGAAGAGCATATTTATGTAGAACTGAAAGGCGATGAGATTACAGGAGCTTACCTGCTTTAA
- a CDS encoding (Fe-S)-binding protein, whose product MQIVQQVLFALCFAGAVWFFSKKVKEIRRNIFLGVDENLTDNPSVRWKNMLLLAFGQKKMFKNPLVAVMHLVVYVGFVIINIEVLEIVLDGLLGTHRLFFPLLGSFYSFLINSFEVLALLVLVACVIFLVRRNMLKLKRFLSNDLNGWPRSDANNILLTEIVLMGLFLLMNATDRALQLNGADHYHDTGNFVISGLFASSLAGLSETTLVAIERSAWWLHILGILAFLNYLPWSKHLHILLAFPNAWYARLTNTGEMTNMTSVQNEVKYMMQPELAPTDATPPSKFGAKDVFDLSWKSLLDAYSCTECGRCSAACPANTTGKLLSPRKIMMSTRDRLEEVGRNINANKEFVADNKTLLNDYITVEELRACTTCNACVEECPVSINPLSIILELRRSLIMEDSNAPGEWNAMFSNVENNFAPWKFSPDERDKWAEEMK is encoded by the coding sequence ATGCAGATCGTTCAACAGGTTTTATTTGCCCTTTGTTTTGCGGGAGCTGTTTGGTTCTTCAGCAAAAAAGTAAAAGAGATCCGCCGGAATATTTTTCTTGGTGTGGATGAAAACCTGACAGATAACCCAAGTGTACGTTGGAAGAATATGCTGCTGTTGGCTTTCGGGCAGAAGAAAATGTTTAAGAATCCGCTGGTAGCAGTAATGCACCTGGTTGTTTACGTAGGATTTGTGATCATCAATATCGAAGTGCTCGAAATTGTATTGGATGGATTACTTGGAACACATCGTTTATTTTTTCCACTACTCGGTTCGTTCTATTCATTCCTGATCAATTCATTTGAAGTATTAGCGTTATTGGTTTTAGTAGCCTGTGTGATCTTTCTTGTACGTAGAAATATGTTGAAGCTGAAACGTTTCCTCAGCAATGATCTCAACGGATGGCCACGCAGTGATGCAAACAATATTCTCCTTACTGAAATTGTATTGATGGGTTTGTTCCTGCTGATGAATGCAACCGACCGTGCGTTACAATTGAATGGCGCCGATCATTATCATGATACAGGCAATTTTGTGATCTCGGGTTTATTTGCTTCTTCATTAGCAGGTTTGTCAGAAACAACCTTGGTTGCAATTGAACGGAGTGCCTGGTGGTTACACATACTCGGCATTCTTGCGTTCCTCAATTATTTACCGTGGAGCAAGCATCTGCATATTTTACTTGCATTCCCGAATGCATGGTATGCACGTCTTACCAATACGGGTGAAATGACAAATATGACTTCCGTTCAAAATGAAGTGAAGTATATGATGCAGCCCGAGCTTGCACCAACCGATGCAACTCCCCCATCAAAATTTGGAGCGAAGGATGTATTTGATCTTAGTTGGAAAAGTTTATTGGATGCGTATAGTTGTACAGAATGTGGCCGTTGCAGTGCAGCCTGTCCTGCAAACACTACCGGAAAATTATTGAGTCCAAGAAAGATCATGATGAGCACACGTGACCGCTTGGAGGAAGTGGGTCGCAACATCAATGCAAACAAAGAATTTGTTGCAGATAATAAAACCTTGCTTAACGATTACATCACAGTTGAAGAGCTACGTGCCTGCACTACCTGTAATGCATGTGTTGAGGAATGTCCTGTAAGCATCAACCCGCTCAGTATTATTCTTGAACTGCGTCGGTCCCTAATCATGGAAGACAGTAATGCTCCCGGAGAGTGGAATGCAATGTTCAGCAACGTAGAAAATAATTTTGCTCCGTGGAAATTCAGTCCTGATGAGAGAGATAAATGGGCTGAGGAGATGAAATAA
- a CDS encoding LysE family translocator — protein sequence MPQFAKILMWGFIISFLGSLPLGTLNIAAMQIGITDGISPALWFSAGSLTAEIIYVRLSLVAMDWVRKQEKLLKALEWVTFIIVLALAISSFWAAAHPSVGENVILSSGMHRGLLGFTMSLINPVQIPFWFGWSTVLFTKKILKPEAGNYNFYIIGIGIGTFAGNCIFIFGGRLLVDRLNASQHLLNWIIGGVFLFTALFQLYRIFRKKDAIHQLEHPEEVTGGLEKNIH from the coding sequence ATGCCACAGTTTGCAAAAATTCTAATGTGGGGCTTTATCATCAGCTTTCTTGGTTCATTGCCTCTTGGAACACTTAACATTGCAGCAATGCAGATCGGTATTACCGACGGTATTTCGCCTGCACTCTGGTTTTCTGCAGGTTCATTAACAGCCGAAATTATTTATGTGCGTCTTTCGCTGGTGGCCATGGATTGGGTACGCAAGCAGGAGAAATTATTGAAAGCGTTGGAGTGGGTCACGTTTATTATTGTGTTGGCACTCGCCATCTCAAGTTTTTGGGCTGCAGCACATCCATCGGTGGGAGAGAATGTGATCTTGTCAAGTGGCATGCATCGTGGATTACTTGGATTTACCATGAGTCTTATTAACCCTGTGCAGATTCCTTTCTGGTTTGGATGGAGTACGGTGTTGTTCACAAAGAAAATATTAAAACCCGAAGCCGGTAATTATAATTTTTACATCATTGGTATCGGCATCGGCACGTTTGCCGGTAATTGCATTTTTATTTTTGGAGGAAGATTATTGGTTGACCGTTTAAATGCCAGTCAGCATTTACTGAACTGGATCATTGGTGGCGTGTTTTTATTCACAGCCTTATTCCAACTCTACCGCATTTTCCGGAAAAAAGATGCGATCCATCAGTTAGAACATCCGGAAGAAGTAACAGGAGGGTTGGAGAAAAATATTCACTGA
- a CDS encoding ATP-grasp domain-containing protein, with amino-acid sequence MRLSKLFTHHPFFIRLFHWEYWSFTTVYGWIYPIFAVLCLRAGGKFFFTAANPTIKHGGFLMEPKQDIYPLIPKQYYPAFFFVPAGTSIEHIQQQVQTYQFKFPLIAKPVIGMQGKAVKKVNSVDELKHYAEVCTVDYMVQELSPYKHEVGVFYHRMPNETIGTVTGIVAKEPMTVVGDGVSTLYQLILEEPRYILQIDALKQMYGKDILQVLPKGKELILAPYGNHARGSKFVDWTHKADAEFIKNIDAVCTQINGFHYGRLDVMYNDWDDLRQGKNFHIIELNGAGSDPTHMYDPKHSLFFAWKEVIRHWFILYRISKQNHAKGHPYMTLKEAKAMFRSNNLHVTALDAIAPKL; translated from the coding sequence ATGCGTCTGTCTAAACTGTTTACGCATCACCCGTTTTTTATCCGCCTGTTTCATTGGGAATACTGGAGCTTCACTACAGTGTATGGATGGATCTATCCCATCTTTGCCGTGCTTTGTTTAAGAGCAGGCGGTAAGTTTTTTTTTACGGCTGCTAATCCAACCATTAAGCACGGAGGTTTTTTAATGGAGCCGAAACAGGATATCTATCCACTTATACCGAAACAATATTATCCTGCATTCTTTTTTGTACCTGCAGGAACATCCATCGAACATATTCAACAACAAGTTCAAACTTATCAATTCAAATTTCCGCTTATTGCCAAACCTGTAATTGGTATGCAGGGAAAAGCAGTGAAGAAAGTGAACTCAGTTGATGAGTTAAAACATTATGCAGAGGTTTGTACGGTTGATTATATGGTGCAGGAACTTTCACCCTACAAACATGAAGTGGGAGTTTTTTATCATCGAATGCCCAATGAAACTATCGGAACTGTTACAGGTATTGTGGCGAAAGAACCAATGACGGTTGTTGGCGATGGCGTTTCAACGTTGTATCAACTTATTTTAGAAGAGCCTCGTTATATTCTGCAGATCGATGCATTGAAGCAGATGTATGGAAAGGATATTCTGCAGGTTTTACCGAAGGGGAAAGAGCTGATCCTTGCACCATATGGAAACCATGCAAGAGGTTCGAAGTTTGTTGACTGGACACACAAAGCCGATGCTGAATTCATTAAAAATATTGATGCTGTTTGCACGCAGATCAATGGATTTCATTACGGCCGTTTGGATGTGATGTATAACGACTGGGATGATCTGCGGCAAGGAAAAAACTTTCACATCATTGAACTCAATGGAGCAGGTAGCGATCCAACACATATGTACGATCCGAAGCATTCCTTATTCTTTGCATGGAAGGAAGTTATCAGGCATTGGTTTATTTTATACCGCATCAGTAAACAGAATCATGCAAAGGGCCATCCGTATATGACATTGAAAGAAGCGAAAGCGATGTTTCGCAGTAATAACCTGCATGTAACAGCGCTGGATGCCATTGCTCCAAAATTATAA
- a CDS encoding NRDE family protein, giving the protein MCTVTYIPNNDSFFLTSNRDEKKVRLKAEQPQWYKFASGNLLFPKDGNAGGTWMALHENGNAMVLLNGGFVNHHYNPPYRKSRGLIFLDVFDHPQPIAAFELINLHKIEPFTLVIRQTNQLFETRWDGQEKTIRELDPSSSYIWSSATLYTDDIITKRKNWFESFQKEYTTIGSKEILHFHRFAGDGDEQNDVLMNRDNELFTVSITQLHRQKELSLMHYHDLVTDQISTQQFNHSISSLHASV; this is encoded by the coding sequence ATGTGCACAGTAACTTATATACCCAACAACGATTCTTTTTTCCTTACATCAAACAGGGATGAAAAAAAAGTACGTTTAAAAGCAGAGCAGCCACAATGGTACAAGTTTGCCAGTGGTAATTTGTTATTTCCAAAAGATGGAAATGCCGGTGGCACATGGATGGCATTACATGAAAACGGGAATGCGATGGTATTACTCAACGGTGGCTTTGTCAATCATCATTACAATCCACCTTATCGCAAAAGCAGGGGGTTGATCTTTTTGGATGTATTCGATCATCCGCAACCAATAGCTGCATTTGAACTTATCAATCTTCATAAGATAGAACCATTTACATTAGTAATAAGACAAACGAATCAATTGTTTGAAACAAGATGGGACGGGCAGGAAAAAACAATCAGGGAATTAGATCCTTCTTCTTCTTACATCTGGTCGTCTGCTACGTTATATACTGACGACATCATTACAAAAAGAAAAAACTGGTTCGAAAGTTTTCAGAAAGAATATACAACCATCGGCAGTAAGGAAATTTTGCATTTCCATCGCTTTGCCGGCGATGGCGATGAACAGAATGATGTATTGATGAACAGAGACAATGAACTTTTTACAGTAAGTATTACTCAACTGCATCGCCAAAAAGAACTATCGCTCATGCATTATCATGATCTTGTAACTGATCAAATTTCTACTCAACAGTTCAATCATTCTATTTCATCATTGCATGCGTCTGTCTAA
- a CDS encoding DinB family protein — MQLYSAIRTSFQQLNEVIDHLTVEQYQTPSENLSGSSVGQHTRHIIELFQCLLAGYANGTVCYDDRKRDVRIETDPLFAKQLLADIASSIEHENIELQLAGVYDETSTEKLHLTTNYNRELLYNLEHTVHHMALIRVGLKELKTEPVGEHFGIASSTIRHREQCAQ; from the coding sequence ATGCAGTTATACAGCGCTATCAGAACATCTTTTCAACAGCTGAATGAAGTGATTGATCATTTGACCGTTGAGCAATATCAAACTCCTTCAGAAAATTTGTCCGGTTCTTCTGTTGGTCAGCATACACGTCATATCATTGAATTATTTCAATGTTTGCTGGCTGGTTATGCAAACGGAACTGTTTGTTATGATGACAGGAAACGTGATGTGCGTATTGAAACCGATCCTTTGTTTGCAAAGCAACTGTTAGCAGATATTGCATCGTCTATTGAACATGAGAATATTGAGTTGCAGCTTGCAGGTGTGTATGATGAAACATCAACAGAAAAACTTCATCTTACAACCAACTACAACCGTGAATTACTTTATAATCTTGAACATACAGTACACCACATGGCGTTGATCCGTGTGGGATTAAAAGAATTAAAAACAGAACCGGTGGGAGAACATTTCGGCATTGCATCTTCCACTATCCGCCACCGTGAACAATGTGCACAGTAA
- a CDS encoding YceI family protein, whose amino-acid sequence MKKGKYLFAAGALLLALAAKAQQLMPVDQGSTVEFVISNLGFDVTGKLNGLNGKVLFDEKNLSASSFAVTVNAASIDTDNGTRDKHLRGEDYFDVKTYPQIKIQSVKVAKSVTPGYYVVFARLTIKETTKDISFPFTVTAEAGAYRFKGEFNIKRRDFGVGGKNTISNDLKVKLNVLAKK is encoded by the coding sequence ATGAAAAAAGGAAAATACCTGTTTGCAGCCGGAGCGTTGTTGCTTGCGCTTGCAGCAAAAGCACAACAATTAATGCCTGTTGATCAAGGCTCAACAGTTGAATTTGTGATCAGCAATCTTGGATTTGATGTTACAGGTAAACTCAATGGTTTAAATGGGAAAGTTTTGTTTGATGAAAAGAATCTGTCTGCTTCTTCCTTTGCTGTTACAGTAAACGCAGCCAGTATTGATACCGATAATGGCACAAGAGATAAGCATTTGCGTGGCGAAGATTATTTTGATGTGAAAACTTATCCACAAATAAAGATTCAATCGGTAAAGGTGGCCAAATCTGTTACACCCGGTTACTACGTAGTTTTTGCAAGGCTTACTATTAAAGAAACAACGAAAGACATCAGTTTCCCTTTTACAGTTACAGCAGAGGCGGGAGCTTACCGCTTTAAAGGCGAATTCAATATTAAACGTCGTGATTTTGGGGTGGGTGGAAAAAATACAATTTCCAACGATTTAAAAGTGAAATTGAACGTACTCGCTAAAAAATAA
- a CDS encoding DoxX family protein: MKPLTIVLWVLRLLAAVILLHTLFFKFSASDESVYIFSTIGMEPWGRIGTGVMELIAAILILIPRTTAFGALLAIGLMSGALFFHLTTLGIEVKADGGLLFIYALLVLISSAILLFVYQSQIRILLNSILPKRS, translated from the coding sequence ATGAAACCATTAACAATTGTTCTTTGGGTGTTGCGTTTGCTTGCAGCAGTTATTTTATTACATACGCTCTTCTTTAAATTTTCAGCCAGCGATGAATCAGTTTATATTTTTTCAACCATTGGTATGGAGCCCTGGGGCCGTATTGGCACAGGCGTCATGGAACTGATTGCTGCAATACTTATTTTAATTCCACGCACAACTGCTTTTGGAGCTTTGCTTGCCATCGGTCTAATGAGTGGTGCGTTGTTCTTTCATCTTACCACACTGGGAATTGAAGTAAAAGCTGATGGTGGACTGTTGTTCATTTATGCACTGCTTGTTCTTATCAGTTCTGCGATATTGTTATTTGTTTATCAGTCGCAGATAAGAATATTGCTCAACTCCATTCTGCCAAAAAGATCGTAA
- a CDS encoding YHS domain-containing (seleno)protein, giving the protein MKQISLVIIFFSTVFVSSAQDQKRVSTFNLEKGIAIQGYDAVAYFSGKAIKGESSLAVIHQGIRYHFSSTANKEEFKKNPGKYEPQYGGWCAYAMGATGEKVEIDPETFKVLNGKLYLFYNKRFNNTLKTWNKDEQALKAKADANWSKLSH; this is encoded by the coding sequence ATGAAGCAGATTTCTCTAGTCATCATTTTCTTTTCAACAGTTTTTGTTAGTTCAGCACAGGATCAAAAACGTGTCAGCACGTTTAATCTTGAAAAAGGAATTGCCATACAGGGTTATGACGCAGTTGCTTATTTCAGTGGTAAAGCAATAAAAGGCGAGTCGTCATTAGCTGTTATTCATCAAGGTATCCGTTATCATTTTTCATCAACTGCCAACAAAGAAGAGTTTAAAAAGAATCCCGGTAAATATGAACCGCAGTATGGTGGATGGTGTGCATATGCAATGGGTGCAACAGGAGAGAAAGTTGAGATCGATCCGGAAACGTTTAAGGTTTTAAATGGCAAACTCTATCTTTTCTATAACAAACGTTTCAACAATACGCTCAAAACCTGGAATAAAGATGAGCAGGCATTAAAAGCAAAAGCTGATGCTAATTGGAGTAAGCTTTCTCATTGA
- a CDS encoding Crp/Fnr family transcriptional regulator yields the protein MSTDQKFLLIRNYDLFAHISDEEYEELHLDHHFIEANKGEYIYFDSQYHNKLYFLKGGTIKIGYIDEEGKEVIKEIIREGEVFGQFTLERNNLNGEFAQAYKADVSLCAFNIEDFERLLKTKPNIGFHYTKQVGQKLRKFESRLLNLLNKDVKTRLVNFLVMLAREEGETSNEDEYSIQNFLTHEDIAQLIGSSRQTVTTMLNELETAGFLTVTRQLINIPSVKNLQKSLAVS from the coding sequence ATGAGTACTGATCAAAAGTTCCTGTTGATACGCAACTACGATTTGTTTGCTCATATCAGTGATGAGGAATATGAGGAGCTGCATCTTGATCATCATTTTATTGAAGCCAACAAAGGCGAGTATATTTATTTCGATTCTCAATATCACAACAAACTATATTTTCTCAAAGGCGGCACCATCAAGATCGGGTATATTGATGAAGAAGGCAAAGAAGTAATTAAAGAGATCATTCGTGAAGGAGAAGTGTTCGGGCAGTTTACATTGGAACGTAATAATCTTAACGGTGAATTTGCGCAGGCCTATAAAGCAGATGTATCCCTTTGCGCATTTAATATTGAAGATTTTGAACGCTTACTCAAAACCAAACCCAATATTGGCTTTCATTATACAAAACAGGTTGGTCAAAAACTACGCAAGTTTGAAAGCCGTTTGTTGAATCTTTTGAATAAAGATGTAAAGACAAGACTGGTAAATTTTTTAGTGATGCTTGCACGTGAAGAAGGCGAAACGAGTAATGAAGACGAATACAGTATCCAGAATTTTCTTACACATGAAGATATTGCCCAGCTTATTGGCAGCAGCAGGCAAACTGTAACCACCATGCTCAACGAATTGGAAACAGCCGGTTTCCTGACTGTTACCCGACAGTTGATCAACATCCCGTCCGTTAAAAATCTGCAAAAGAGTTTAGCTGTCAGTTGA
- a CDS encoding ATP-grasp domain-containing protein: protein MLKKFFERLTNWELWPFALIYFPISFVWVWYMIRSRAFWFFTPSNPTIAFGGFEGEGKKEMYDQLPPHTVPRTIYIMHDLSFEEVKKKLELAGFTYPFIVKPDVGMKGILFRKIDSEDQLKKYHERIPVEYIVQDLVELPVEVSVFYFRHPSAQKGTVSGFINKELLHVIGNGADTLQQLIANHPRAKHRMLEMQHRHAHRFERVIEKDHIFYLSYAGNHNRGAHFTNLRNEIDENLHHVFDELSHYSKHFYYGRYDIKTTSIEDLKQGKNFVILEYNGCGAEPNHIYDCNMSLGEAYREILKHWKALFEISKHNNRHGFPYWNFQRGYRFLKQSQQHFKLLQKYD, encoded by the coding sequence ATGTTGAAGAAATTTTTTGAACGACTGACGAATTGGGAACTGTGGCCTTTTGCACTGATTTATTTCCCGATCAGCTTTGTGTGGGTATGGTATATGATACGCAGCAGGGCGTTTTGGTTTTTTACACCATCAAACCCAACGATTGCATTCGGTGGTTTTGAAGGTGAAGGAAAAAAAGAAATGTATGATCAATTGCCACCTCATACAGTTCCCCGCACAATTTATATAATGCATGACCTTTCGTTTGAAGAAGTGAAGAAGAAACTTGAGTTGGCAGGATTCACTTATCCTTTTATTGTAAAGCCTGATGTGGGGATGAAAGGGATTCTTTTTCGAAAGATCGACTCCGAAGATCAATTGAAAAAATATCATGAGCGCATCCCGGTTGAATACATTGTGCAGGACCTGGTGGAGTTGCCGGTTGAAGTAAGTGTGTTCTATTTCCGTCACCCGTCAGCCCAAAAAGGAACCGTAAGTGGTTTTATTAATAAAGAGTTGTTGCATGTAATTGGAAATGGCGCAGATACATTACAACAATTGATCGCAAACCATCCACGTGCTAAACACCGTATGTTAGAAATGCAGCATCGTCATGCCCATCGTTTCGAAAGGGTTATTGAAAAGGATCATATTTTTTATTTGTCGTATGCAGGTAACCATAACAGGGGAGCGCATTTCACCAACCTGAGGAACGAGATTGATGAAAACCTGCATCATGTATTTGACGAGCTGAGTCATTATTCAAAACATTTTTATTATGGCAGGTACGATATTAAAACAACCAGTATTGAAGATCTGAAACAGGGTAAAAATTTTGTTATACTTGAATACAATGGCTGCGGTGCCGAACCGAATCACATTTATGATTGTAACATGAGTTTAGGTGAAGCCTACCGTGAAATTCTAAAACACTGGAAAGCCTTATTTGAGATCAGTAAACATAATAACAGGCATGGATTTCCGTACTGGAATTTTCAACGTGGCTACAGGTTTTTGAAACAATCGCAGCAGCATTTTAAGCTCTTGCAGAAATATGATTAA
- a CDS encoding (Fe-S)-binding protein, with protein MHVPSMAEMMANNETPEVLFWVGCAGSFDQRAQKITKAFATILDKAGIKFAILGKEEMCTGDPARRSGNEFLFQMMAYNNIQVLNGYGIKKIVTTCPHCFNTLKNEYPALGGSYEVIHHTTLLQQLIDEGKIKLKEGGSFKGKKITYHDSCYLGRANNIYEAPRKVLEALDAELVEMKRCRSNGLCCGAGGAQMFKEEEKGTTRVNWERTNEAVETGAAVIAAACPFCNTMMTDGVKVAEKEETVQVLDVAELVAASLK; from the coding sequence ATGCATGTACCATCAATGGCTGAAATGATGGCGAATAACGAAACACCTGAAGTGCTTTTTTGGGTGGGCTGTGCCGGTAGTTTTGATCAACGTGCACAAAAGATCACGAAAGCATTTGCTACCATTTTAGATAAAGCAGGAATAAAATTTGCCATTCTTGGTAAAGAAGAAATGTGTACGGGCGATCCTGCCCGTCGTTCCGGAAATGAATTCCTGTTCCAGATGATGGCCTACAATAATATACAGGTGTTGAATGGCTATGGTATTAAAAAAATTGTCACCACTTGTCCGCATTGTTTCAATACACTCAAAAATGAATACCCGGCTTTAGGCGGTTCATACGAAGTGATCCATCACACAACTTTATTACAACAGTTGATTGATGAAGGAAAAATAAAACTGAAAGAAGGCGGATCATTCAAAGGAAAAAAAATTACTTACCACGACAGTTGTTATCTGGGTCGTGCAAATAATATTTACGAAGCACCACGCAAAGTATTAGAAGCTCTGGATGCAGAGTTGGTTGAAATGAAACGTTGCCGCAGCAATGGTTTGTGCTGTGGTGCCGGTGGCGCACAAATGTTTAAAGAAGAAGAAAAAGGAACAACCCGGGTAAACTGGGAACGTACAAATGAAGCTGTTGAAACCGGCGCTGCAGTAATTGCTGCTGCCTGCCCGTTTTGCAATACCATGATGACGGATGGCGTTAAGGTGGCCGAAAAAGAAGAAACGGTGCAGGTATTAGATGTAGCTGAATTGGTTGCTGCCAGTTTAAAATGA
- a CDS encoding DUF4412 domain-containing protein: protein MKVIVFAIATLLMFGTSSAQQVVNEAVIQMKTETSNPNSDGGPPVSNDGEGRVMVRIGDGEIKSKMFFKNGMTKIESDMGMGTNQVIIDSKEKKTTTLFEAMGRKMGFYTTEADMQRMMASADSGRPQQQRVQQFSPEVFIEYLSETKKIAGMECKKALIRYKDRRGQEVQQEVWYSPEFVMGEGFKIRDVMRMANVPGLEKLKGFPMEFQLTRQNGAKVHYQVTKVDLTAKVDDKTFNIPKDYDIKPMSEMNQGGGRNGFQFRMNGGGQ, encoded by the coding sequence ATGAAAGTGATTGTTTTTGCCATTGCCACACTCCTCATGTTTGGCACAAGTTCAGCTCAGCAGGTTGTTAACGAAGCGGTTATTCAAATGAAAACCGAAACAAGTAATCCAAATTCTGATGGTGGGCCTCCTGTTTCAAATGATGGCGAAGGCCGGGTTATGGTTCGTATTGGTGATGGTGAGATCAAGTCAAAAATGTTTTTCAAGAATGGCATGACTAAGATCGAAAGTGATATGGGCATGGGAACCAACCAGGTTATTATTGACAGTAAAGAAAAGAAAACCACTACTCTGTTTGAAGCAATGGGCCGTAAGATGGGTTTCTATACAACAGAGGCTGATATGCAGCGAATGATGGCAAGCGCTGATTCAGGTCGTCCACAACAACAAAGGGTTCAACAATTCAGTCCTGAAGTTTTTATTGAATACCTGAGTGAAACAAAGAAGATTGCCGGCATGGAATGCAAAAAGGCGCTTATTCGCTATAAAGATCGTCGTGGACAGGAAGTACAACAGGAAGTTTGGTACAGTCCTGAATTTGTTATGGGTGAAGGTTTCAAGATCCGAGATGTGATGCGTATGGCAAATGTTCCAGGTTTAGAAAAGCTGAAAGGCTTCCCCATGGAGTTTCAACTTACAAGACAAAACGGAGCAAAAGTTCATTACCAGGTAACCAAAGTTGATCTTACTGCTAAAGTGGATGATAAAACGTTCAATATTCCAAAAGACTATGACATTAAACCCATGAGTGAAATGAACCAAGGCGGTGGCCGAAATGGTTTTCAGTTCAGAATGAATGGTGGCGGACAATAA